GCCCTACTGTTAAgccaaatgtttatttcagttagcagACACCAGAAAAGACACACAAATAGAACAGTACCACATTAAAACAACACAGAAATTACCctgtaaatgttgttttaacaaactgtatttttatgattGTATAAATAGACGAATTATATAATCTCTGTGAAAGCTGTGTTATATGGGGCTAGCAGTAGCTACTTTTcctttctaattttttttttcttcttctacaGCGGATCGCAGACTTATTAGTGCAtgccacctatctctcaaatggaccattgatACTGCAGGTATATTTCTACCTGGATTTAATAAATTCTTAATTGTAAACTCACCCATATTctctaatttgtttttgtttttttaaactaatttctTTCCACAGTACATTATAACATGTTCAACAGTTTCATTAATGTCCCATACCTCACATAGACCTGTTGGATGTTTGCTTATTAAATGCTACTGTTCAACCTTGTATGGCCCAATGGTACCCTTGTAATTATGTTCTCCTCAATTCAGCTCCAACCTGATAATCTTCCCTTACCCACTGCTGACTATATTTGatataaatgtttacatttggcATATGTGTCCCAATGCTGTTGccataatttcaaaatattatttttgattattaattttaattctaaCCTACTTCTTTCTAGTTTTAGAGCCAGCTACTGCACCTAAGAGAAATTGGCATGCTGAAAGGTTTCTCATTGGTGAAAGGCTAATCAGCCTTAACCATACATATACGTTATTACTTTAGGCTGAAAGATGATGTGTGATGCTGTATATTTATATAGGTGaggttcatttaaaaaagaaatatatataggTGTTAAAATGATTAATGCCTGGCTCAAATCTGTACGTCATCTTACACAGCATGCAGTTGCTTAGTGAGAAATGTCAACTAAACAACTATACAACACatatttggtgctcaaaatgagcataaaatgttaaatattttgcccagttaaattaaattaagtgtaAGTGCACATGCTGCATGGTCATGgcacaaaaatactattaatgCTATTAATAGTACTAATAAAAATCTTTACATAAACTGCCTTTCTATTAGACCTAATGCATTGCAATGAATCACAACTGTCTGTGGTCTCCCAGTGGCCACATAATTGGCATTTAGTGTTAAGAGattcatttacacacacacacacacacacacaaaaacgtATGCTTTCAtctctgaaaatgtttttgtcttaaatcttaaaatgaacTCTGACAAGCTTGCAAGCCTCAGCGTTATCAAGAGTGTCAGCCACAGCACTCACAAGGGGATCTAAGTAACAATAGTTTGTAGATGAATATTTTAGTCTCCTATGTGTTGTGAAATGcccttttatttttgtgttttagttcTAAGCAAAGTTGGTGTATTGATTACTTCTGAGGAGGACAGAAAACCTGAAGAGGATAATAATTCAGTTTACTcaagtatattaaaaaagacattttcaaaaactgaaGTGATttccttgttttatttgttagttaGAAAGGGTATAACAACATTTTAACAAGCTCCACAAGCCAAATAATCAATAAAGATACACATTAATCTCCGAAATAATGAAACGAATAGTTGattaatcattctaataatctctgattaatcgattatcaaaataattacTTGATGCAGCCGTACCTAGCACCTGGAACTACAGGATCAGAACTTCAACTAATTACTATAATTTCAGACACGCAGACATGCAATTTATGACAGATTAGAGAAGATAATTGAGTGAATCTCTTCCCACATGAATGGCAGTAAtgcggcttctctccagtgtggatcctctcatgtatTTGCAGATGTGTTGACCgattgaatctcttgtcacagtgtgaacacttgtaaggtgtTTCTGTAGTGTGAACTGTCTGGTGCTGTTTCACTCCAGTGTGGGTTTTCTTGTGTTTGTAAAGGGTTACTCTTCGgctgaaactcttcccacactgatcacatgtgtacggcttctctccagtgtggatatTCATGTGGTCTTTAAGGTTTCCTTTATCTAAGAAAcccttcccgcactgatcacatgtgtgtagcttctctccagtgtggattttcATATGTTGGTTAAGGTGTCTTTTTTGTCTGAAATTCTTCCCACAGTGATCACATGtgtacggcttctctccagtgtggatatTCAAGTGACGATTAAGCATTTCTTTTAGTCTGAAGCTCttcccacattgatcacatgtatacggcttctctccagtgtggatgctCTCATGTAGTCTCAGATAATCAGACCGTTTGAATTTCTTGTCACaatgtgaacacttgtaaggtgtTTCTGTAGTGTGAACTGTCTGGTGCTGTTTCACTCCATTGTGGGTTTTCTTGTGTATGTAAAGGGTTACTCTTCGtatgaaactcttcccacactgatcacacgtgtacggcttctctccagtgtggatatTCATGTGGTCTTTAAGGTTTCCTTTATCTAAGAAACCcttcccacactgatcacatgtgtgtagcttctctccagtgtggattttcATATGTTGGTTAAGGTGTCTTTTTTGTCTGAAATTCTTTCCACAGTGTTCACATGtgtacggcttctctccagtgtggattttcACGTGATCATGAAGGCTTTCTTGTCGTTTGAAACTCctcccacactgatcacatgtgtatggcttctctccagtgtggatcctcatgtgttCATTAAGGGTTCCCTTTTCTgcgaaactcttcccacattgatcacatgtgtgtgGCTTCTTCCCAGTGTGTCTTTTCATGTGTTTGACAAGGTTTCCTTTATGTGCAAAACTCCTGccacactgatcacatatgtacggcttctctccagtgtggatatTCATGTGGTCTTTAAGGTTACCTTTATCTAAGAAACCcttcccacactgatcacatgtgtgtagcttctctccagtgtggattttcATATGTTGGTTAAGGTGTCTTTTTTGTCTGAAAttcttcccacactgatcacatgtgtgtagcttctctccagtgtggatatTCATATGTTGATTAAGCATTTCTTTTAGTCTGAAGCTCttcccacattgatcacatgtgtacggcttctctccagtgtggatcctctcatgtatTCTCAGATATGTTGACCgtttgaatctcttgtcacagtgtgaacacttgtaaggtgtTTCTGTAGTGTGAACTGTCTGGTGCACTTTCATTGCATCATATGTAAAAAAAGTCTTCCCACACTCAGAGCAAGCATGATCCTTCACACCGCTGTGTCTTTTCTGGTGTATCTTTAATGCAGCCATCCGattaaaactctttccacataaaTCACATACAAAATGCTTGCCCTTCGTATGAACGTTCAGGCGGTCCTTCAGGAAATGTGGCCTAAAAAATCTTTTACTACTTTGGTGACAGTTTTCTAGCTTCTCACCAGTGTGGGTTTTTAGATGTGCATCAAGGTCTCCTTTTTGTGTGAAGCCCTTCCCACACTGAACACATGtgtacggcttctctccagtgtggatatTCATATGTTTTGTAAGGTTTTCTTTTATTGTGaaagtcttttcacactgatcacatgtgtacagCTTCCCTTCAAGATGACATTTTATGTGAAGATCAAGATTTTGCTTGCATGAGAGACTCTTTTCACACTCAGGCCATATTTTGTCTCTTCTTGTCAATGAGGATGTTTCTTCACTTTTTACATGATGGCTCTCCCTCTCTTTAATCAGTTCTTCAGTCTCCTTGTTCTCTTCTGTCAAgtctaaaattaaagtaaaaatgtttagtaaaaaaaaaagttttcagaaaatcttaaaaaaagaataataaatgtgAAAGGAAAAAACATGTGTGAAACTTGAGAAAACAGTAGAAAGCATAAACAGTAgtacacactcttaaaaataaaggtgcatcacgatgccatagaagaacctttttgtctaaatggttccataaagatcCTTTAACACCTGAAGaagctttctgtttcacaaaaggttctttgtggcgaaagaaggttcttcagattataaaaaggtaaggaagagatggttctttaaagaacctttgactgaattgttctttgtggaaccaaaaatggttcttctatggcatcgcttaaagaaccttttgaagcacctttatttttaagagtgcagccTTGACCAGAAAGTAGTCCAGCCTTAACGTAAATTAACCTCCTTGGTCTTGGAGCATCAATGCTGCAGGGGCTGCtcacccaggtgaaaaacaagtacacttccataatgtacttaaagtgctctatttttgtgcactaattttgtacttaatatactaaaaatgattctttagtacttcttaagataaacttaagatcatctaagtgtactcagctgtgctattttgagacaccatgaatatgaactaaaatgcacttttaacatactatctctgcatttaaaaaatgtatttagttacatTAGGCCCCCCATGACGTTCTGAAGCCCACCCTGCAATGATCCATGCAAACACGACTATTGCGACTGTACTGTCAGGAGCTGGGTTACACAAAAACTACCCAAAcactaaaatatgtttaaaatgttgaaaaaataaccattatttttttacagtagcCTACAATGTACACACTATAAAAGCAACTGGTGTAAGCTGGTAATCACTTAAGTTGGCCCACGTCCACCAATTGACcgatcggtaagcccctcccctcaaacacagactagccaatggcagtcgagtatcagttgcacggggagcggaactcagacatctttaggtttcagcgccatagagaaacattgtaagatccgaagctcgcatcggttttatggggtttatacttaaaaaatgaaaaaacgatgtgcctggggtgcttgtaacactgattccaggtctcctgagaggatgggcgatataatttattttattacatttcctgaatccaaacaaaacagagcaaaatgtccccaAGTATTTAACCCCagtacaaatgaagacaaaaacgtttattttctggttgtcatacactcattaagtttcaattttcatctgctcaagcagaacgttaatgttatcttgtgctttagcaaggtttctctggctaaaactagctaacgttaaagttagtgagtccaaaCTTAAATAACGGACTGTtttcgcgtcttgtacagtgtaggtcaaaaacacataaacaaagGTCTAACGTTACacttcagtgcctctccatattaaactgattaaatgtacattcatttaatcgttccctgcgatacatgaacagtgctaatcctgcatgttgtcatccgcgatcgtaAACCCTCGCTttgagttacccaccgtatttattttaaaatattttataaatccctccatggaatatttaattcccatttggtggccttctgtgtccaaaattgtgcaaaaacatcgtgggacaaggttttcacaagGTTttgcagctgtcattgaaagacagtgagcaactccgtttgtttgtctgagggagcaacagtaactaatgGGGgtggggcttaccgataggtcaattgcgCGAATGCTCTGTTACATCTCCCTCCTCTGATCATTTGATTAGTCACCCCACTTTGTTCCAGGACCACGCTATTTACAAATTAAGCACTACCTCCATGAAGCCGAAACGCGTTGATTTTAACCATTTGATGCGGACGATCAAGAAATAGATGCGCTCTGTGCTTTTAGCCTTATAATCACAACGATTCAGTGTTTTCAAGTAAGTTTCTTAAATATGGTGTGTAAGAAAAGCGGCAATAATAATCCATTCAATTAAAATCTGACGCCATGTTTTATATAGAATATCATATCACGCTGACATATGGCACAGGTGTGCCTCGGGCATCTCGAGTTCAAATCCCAGCTCACAGACCTTTCCTGATACCCCCCACCTCTCTCTCACTATATCAAAGTTAATCTACGTgcctgtctgatttgtttgtcagacaaaatggcagattcagcgttatgattggtcagatctcCTATCAATCAAACTgtttgcgaagggtcaattgtGCAGTGGCATTTTTGCCCCAAGTCCCCATGGCCAGGGGAAGGCTAAGCCTTATGGGGCATTCACAACgtagttggacgcttgaacattttgagtttactcgcttcattTGCATGTGAAATTCACTTTACAACAGATGCAAATTCACGTCATgggaggggcttctgccaggtGGCTCCAGTCTCGTTGCGAAATGGCTGACATGGATTTTGTTGAGAGGGTAGCTGCGCTTTATGTGCTATGGAAGGCTGAAAAACGGCTTAGACTCATTCGGAGCCGTGTCTGGGTCCATCAGATCCTTCAGAGGCGCACCCAGCTTGGTGAGTTTCACCAACTCCTCCAGGAGCTGTGCCTGGATGATGGCCGCTTTCAGCGGTACTTCTAACTGAGCCGGTCCCAGTTTGATGACCTGTTGTCCTGTGTCGGTGGGAGGATTTTCCTCCAGGACACCAACTACAGGCACTGTATTCCACCTGCAGAGCGCCTGTCCATCTGTCTCCGGTCagtaaatcatttaatattctGTGTGATTACAAGTAATTAATGACTGAGAACCTCCAGAGACATATAGTCTTCTCACTCTTCTGAACAAACAGTTATCAATACAGCACTTTAATGAAATGGCAATTAACTTTTGTCTACAACAGTCAAAATGGGTTTTGAATTGTGCAGGTAACTGctatattataatattgaaTAATAGTCTGTTTTTGCAATGTAGCAAGCAAATCAGAGCAAATGCTAAATAAAGGTAAAGTATTAAGGGCATTTTATCAAGCTTGTTGttgtttaactgtaaaaaactAAAGAGAAATGAAGATGTCACAAACACCagtattataaatttatatttgctAATATGGAATTGCAATCTGCATTtataacaatgtttattttattttttactttctctctctctctctctctctttcagataTCTTGCCACTGGAGACTCCTTCCGGACCATCGCCAGCAGCTTCCGTGTTGGTGTCTCCACAGTCTGCAAGGTTGTCCCAGACGTGGTAACTGCAATCTGGGACTGCTTAGTGGAAGAGTTCATGGCTGTGCCCTCCACAGATGAATGGAGGTCTATTACAGAGGATTTCGAGGAGAGGTGGAACTTCCCACTCTGCTGTGGAGCACTGGATGGCAAGCGCGTCCTGATAAAGGCACCCCCCTACACCGTATCCCAGTTCCACAACTACAAGGGAACTTTTTCCTTAGTTCTCCTTGCTGTTGTGGATGCAAGGCATTGCTTCCGGGTGACTGATGTCAGGGGATATAGCCGGACGAGCGATGGTGGGACTCTGGCCAACTCAGCCTTTGGCCATGTACTCAGTGGTGGCACCCTCCATCTGCCACCTGACCGTCCTCTCCCAGGAGGTGACCACAGAGGACCCCAGCCCCATGTCTTTGTGGCAGATGAGGCCTTTCCCCTCAGGAAAAACCTCATGAGGCCATTCCCTGGGAACACCCTTCCCCGAGAGAGACGGGTCTTTAATTACCGTCTCTCCAGAGCCCGGCTGGTGGTAGAGAACGCCTTCGGGAACCTGTCCTCACAGTGGAGGATGTATCGCCGCCTCATAGAGGTTCAGCCTGATGTCGTGGAGAGGTGTGTGAAGGCGACGTGTGTCCTCCACAACTTTATGAGGAGATCTTCAGAGGCACCTGCTGTGAGGGGGGTGTCTCGGTCGGGTTGCAGCCAATAATTCTGCCAGAGAGGCCATCCGGGTCAGGGACAGCTTCGTGGCTCACTTTTCAGCCAAGGGAGCAGTCCCGTGGCAACCGACtgaatagtttttgtttattatatccTGTGCTGTTTATGTCCTTTATGTTTAGCTCTTGTAAATATTCCCATccttttgtcttttcttttgatttacaccctttatatattgtaaataatcaCATCTTTTCAACCTCTCTTGTAAATATTGCTATCTTTTTTCATCCTTAACTCTTGTAAATCTTTCATCATTTTTCAATCAATTTTTGTTCAAGTTTAGATTGTTATAGTTTTCTTGTTTTCAAATGATAAATGGAGCCAGCCTCCAAAAGGAATCCCTGTCTCGTTGCTGCATTCTCATTACACTATACCACAACACTGGTCCAAtcacaaataactatttttactatactattgtgagtgtatttgcaataggatataattagaatgaatgtacaaatgtttgccataagtattctagtcttaacatagaaataatatttttatgtaacaaatataaattatgatttactatgttgtgcacaaagtaacacAACAAAACCTTTGGTCATTGtatagaacatttatttatacaaaataaatgaaatcaaataaaaaatataaaaactatatacaaagaacatttacaacTATTTACATGCAAGAATAAAAAGGATCTTGCTTGGAAGAGGGAAGAGTGAGGGCCAAAGTTAAGGAGAGGAGAAAGGAGAGAAAGTCTGGTTCATTCCCTGCAGAGATTGCTGCCTCTTTTATAAAACTCTTTAGGCTCCAATTGTTCCAAATTAAGCAGAACTGTGCTGCtttcataaattaatttgtgtatttgaaaTTTGACGAATTCTTTCGTCTGAGGCGGCAACCTCTGCAGGGAAGGGACCAGACTCAAGAGGAAGAGCTCATCCTCTGAATGTGGAGGCGGCGCTGGAGCTACAGGACGGGTCCGGAGTGCTTCTAGGAGCTGCCGTTTCACCTCCGATGGCTGCTCCCTAGGCCTTCTCTGAGCTCTTCTTGGTGGCACTGTATCAAATGATAACACG
The sequence above is a segment of the Onychostoma macrolepis isolate SWU-2019 chromosome 22, ASM1243209v1, whole genome shotgun sequence genome. Coding sequences within it:
- the LOC131530908 gene encoding zinc finger protein 260-like isoform X3 — encoded protein: MEKAENMTDPEPCGIKQEDTEEQIDLTEENKETEELIKERESHHVKSEETSSLTRRDKIWPECEKSLSCKQNLDLHIKCHLEGKLYTCDQCEKTFTIKENLTKHMNIHTGEKPYTCVQCGKGFTQKGDLDAHLKTHTGEKLENCHQSSKRFFRPHFLKDRLNVHTKGKHFVCDLCGKSFNRMAALKIHQKRHSGVKDHACSECGKTFFTYDAMKVHQTVHTTETPYKCSHCDKRFKRSTYLRIHERIHTGEKPYTCDQCGKSFRLKEMLNQHMNIHTGEKLHTCDQCGKNFRQKRHLNQHMKIHTGEKLHTCDQCGKGFLDKGNLKDHMNIHTGEKPYICDQCGRSFAHKGNLVKHMKRHTGKKPHTCDQCGKSFAEKGTLNEHMRIHTGEKPYTCDQCGRSFKRQESLHDHVKIHTGEKPYTCEHCGKNFRQKRHLNQHMKIHTGEKLHTCDQCGKGFLDKGNLKDHMNIHTGEKPYTCDQCGKSFIRRVTLYIHKKTHNGVKQHQTVHTTETPYKCSHCDKKFKRSDYLRLHESIHTGEKPYTCDQCGKSFRLKEMLNRHLNIHTGEKPYTCDHCGKNFRQKRHLNQHMKIHTGEKLHTCDQCGKGFLDKGNLKDHMNIHTGEKPYTCDQCGKSFSRRVTLYKHKKTHTGVKQHQTVHTTETPYKCSHCDKRFNRSTHLQIHERIHTGEKPHYCHSCGKRFTQLSSLICHKLHVCVSEIIVIS
- the LOC131530908 gene encoding zinc finger protein 260-like isoform X1, which translates into the protein MTDPEPCGTKQEDTEQQIDLLLQPHRNLPTVQLLPQQLMEKAENMTDPEPCGIKQEDTEEQIDLTEENKETEELIKERESHHVKSEETSSLTRRDKIWPECEKSLSCKQNLDLHIKCHLEGKLYTCDQCEKTFTIKENLTKHMNIHTGEKPYTCVQCGKGFTQKGDLDAHLKTHTGEKLENCHQSSKRFFRPHFLKDRLNVHTKGKHFVCDLCGKSFNRMAALKIHQKRHSGVKDHACSECGKTFFTYDAMKVHQTVHTTETPYKCSHCDKRFKRSTYLRIHERIHTGEKPYTCDQCGKSFRLKEMLNQHMNIHTGEKLHTCDQCGKNFRQKRHLNQHMKIHTGEKLHTCDQCGKGFLDKGNLKDHMNIHTGEKPYICDQCGRSFAHKGNLVKHMKRHTGKKPHTCDQCGKSFAEKGTLNEHMRIHTGEKPYTCDQCGRSFKRQESLHDHVKIHTGEKPYTCEHCGKNFRQKRHLNQHMKIHTGEKLHTCDQCGKGFLDKGNLKDHMNIHTGEKPYTCDQCGKSFIRRVTLYIHKKTHNGVKQHQTVHTTETPYKCSHCDKKFKRSDYLRLHESIHTGEKPYTCDQCGKSFRLKEMLNRHLNIHTGEKPYTCDHCGKNFRQKRHLNQHMKIHTGEKLHTCDQCGKGFLDKGNLKDHMNIHTGEKPYTCDQCGKSFSRRVTLYKHKKTHTGVKQHQTVHTTETPYKCSHCDKRFNRSTHLQIHERIHTGEKPHYCHSCGKRFTQLSSLICHKLHVCVSEIIVIS
- the LOC131530908 gene encoding zinc finger protein 260-like isoform X2, producing MLQVQSTNLLLQPHRNLPTVQLLPQQLMEKAENMTDPEPCGIKQEDTEEQIDLTEENKETEELIKERESHHVKSEETSSLTRRDKIWPECEKSLSCKQNLDLHIKCHLEGKLYTCDQCEKTFTIKENLTKHMNIHTGEKPYTCVQCGKGFTQKGDLDAHLKTHTGEKLENCHQSSKRFFRPHFLKDRLNVHTKGKHFVCDLCGKSFNRMAALKIHQKRHSGVKDHACSECGKTFFTYDAMKVHQTVHTTETPYKCSHCDKRFKRSTYLRIHERIHTGEKPYTCDQCGKSFRLKEMLNQHMNIHTGEKLHTCDQCGKNFRQKRHLNQHMKIHTGEKLHTCDQCGKGFLDKGNLKDHMNIHTGEKPYICDQCGRSFAHKGNLVKHMKRHTGKKPHTCDQCGKSFAEKGTLNEHMRIHTGEKPYTCDQCGRSFKRQESLHDHVKIHTGEKPYTCEHCGKNFRQKRHLNQHMKIHTGEKLHTCDQCGKGFLDKGNLKDHMNIHTGEKPYTCDQCGKSFIRRVTLYIHKKTHNGVKQHQTVHTTETPYKCSHCDKKFKRSDYLRLHESIHTGEKPYTCDQCGKSFRLKEMLNRHLNIHTGEKPYTCDHCGKNFRQKRHLNQHMKIHTGEKLHTCDQCGKGFLDKGNLKDHMNIHTGEKPYTCDQCGKSFSRRVTLYKHKKTHTGVKQHQTVHTTETPYKCSHCDKRFNRSTHLQIHERIHTGEKPHYCHSCGKRFTQLSSLICHKLHVCVSEIIVIS